Proteins encoded by one window of Emticicia oligotrophica DSM 17448:
- a CDS encoding MATE family efflux transporter, which translates to MRKIFDLFIQALRGEEQNYTDVSINRAIFLLSVPMIFEMVGESLFAVVDAFFVARYVGTEGVATVGLTESVLTLIYSVAIGLSSAATAIVARRVGEGNKTEAGLAVAQVILISLLLGLSVGITGFIFAEDILRLMGGNEHLIEKGSSFTQIIFASSPSIVLLYTLSGALRGAGDASTAMRSILLANFINIFMDFLLIPIMGLGVEGAAIATSVGRTIGVLYQLYALFGGNGNIQILKKQFIPDKEVIKNLLSIAAGGTGQFLIQSASWIFLTRILSSFGSEVVAGYTIAIRIIIFTILPSWGMSNAAATLVGQNLGAGKPERAEQSVWRTAFYNMIFLLTVGIIFAFFAESFVGIFTTEAHVIEIGVLCLQIICLGYIFFGYGMVIGQSLNGAGDTLSPTIMNFVCFWLIEIPLAYFLAKTLNWGPNGVFWSIAISESILAIVAIFVFRRGRWKRMKV; encoded by the coding sequence ATGCGTAAGATATTCGACCTATTTATTCAGGCTCTTCGAGGAGAGGAGCAAAACTATACAGACGTAAGCATTAATCGGGCAATATTTTTATTATCCGTTCCCATGATTTTTGAAATGGTTGGGGAATCACTCTTTGCGGTTGTTGATGCGTTTTTCGTGGCCCGCTATGTTGGAACTGAAGGTGTGGCAACAGTAGGACTCACCGAATCAGTGCTAACTTTAATATACTCAGTTGCCATTGGTTTAAGTTCGGCCGCTACGGCCATTGTAGCTCGAAGAGTGGGCGAAGGCAATAAAACTGAAGCAGGTTTGGCAGTTGCACAAGTAATTCTGATTTCGCTCTTATTGGGCTTAAGTGTTGGAATAACAGGCTTTATTTTTGCCGAAGATATTCTCCGACTAATGGGCGGCAATGAACACCTGATTGAAAAAGGCAGTAGTTTTACTCAAATCATTTTTGCAAGTAGTCCTTCAATTGTTTTACTCTATACACTTAGTGGTGCTCTACGTGGTGCAGGCGATGCCTCTACGGCCATGCGTTCGATTTTGTTGGCTAATTTTATCAATATTTTCATGGATTTCCTCTTGATTCCAATCATGGGATTAGGCGTAGAAGGAGCTGCCATTGCCACTAGTGTAGGCCGCACGATAGGCGTTTTATACCAGCTTTATGCTTTATTTGGTGGAAATGGAAACATTCAAATTTTGAAAAAACAGTTTATCCCCGATAAGGAGGTAATTAAAAACTTATTAAGCATTGCAGCGGGAGGAACTGGGCAATTCTTAATTCAATCAGCCAGTTGGATTTTCTTAACACGTATTCTTTCTTCATTTGGTAGTGAAGTTGTAGCGGGTTATACGATTGCTATTAGAATTATTATCTTCACGATTTTACCTTCATGGGGAATGTCAAATGCTGCGGCCACATTAGTTGGACAAAATCTGGGGGCAGGAAAGCCCGAACGAGCAGAACAGTCAGTTTGGCGAACGGCTTTTTATAACATGATTTTCTTGCTTACGGTAGGAATTATATTTGCATTTTTTGCCGAAAGTTTTGTTGGTATTTTCACCACCGAGGCCCATGTTATCGAAATCGGCGTTTTGTGTTTACAAATTATCTGTTTGGGGTATATTTTCTTTGGTTATGGAATGGTCATTGGCCAATCATTAAATGGTGCGGGCGATACCCTCTCCCCTACCATTATGAACTTTGTTTGTTTTTGGTTAATCGAAATTCCATTGGCTTATTTCTTAGCAAAAACGCTCAATTGGGGACCAAATGGTGTATTTTGGTCAATCGCCATTAGCGAATCTATTTTAGCCATTGTAGCAATTTTTGTATTTCGCAGAGGTCGTTGGAAACGAATGAAAGTATAA
- a CDS encoding CHRD domain-containing protein, translating to MKKNLIVTILLVGIMLASCKKDEVVSSDVAFMAMLSGAEEVPAVSTTASGMLDGVYNKDTKILTYTITYSGISPTAWHIHKGAKGTTGGVVFNFGSTFTSPFKSATVALTADQEADLMAGNYYVNIHSAKSASGEIRGQLMKQ from the coding sequence ATGAAAAAAAATTTAATAGTTACCATCCTATTGGTAGGAATTATGCTTGCTTCGTGCAAGAAAGATGAGGTTGTATCATCTGATGTTGCGTTTATGGCAATGCTTTCGGGGGCTGAAGAAGTGCCGGCTGTTTCAACAACAGCTTCTGGTATGTTAGATGGTGTTTATAATAAAGATACTAAGATACTAACCTATACAATTACATACTCGGGTATAAGCCCAACGGCATGGCACATTCATAAAGGAGCAAAAGGTACAACTGGTGGTGTAGTTTTTAACTTCGGATCAACATTTACTTCGCCTTTTAAATCTGCAACTGTTGCTCTTACTGCTGACCAAGAAGCTGACCTAATGGCTGGTAATTATTATGTAAATATACATTCTGCAAAGTCGGCATCTGGCGAAATACGTGGTCAATTGATGAAACAATAA
- a CDS encoding ABC transporter ATP-binding protein, with protein MKNYFRLLSYAKPLGGFIIPFVITSILASLFGVLNFTLLIPLLNVLFDQEIMQVAEKPASIFALKDQFNYHFSQVLTQYGKFGALQFVCGVIGISVLLANIFKYSSIRLLEGFKANMVSNLRQAVFDNSIHLHLGFFSNERKGNLISRIVTDVQEVENSIANTFSAATKELFLFIFYIASLFYISWNLTLFALLVIPISGIFISTLVKRMRRDAGEGQQRLSNLISLMDEAFGGMRVVKGFVAEKFIINKFKTENEGYKNAIFGLAARREMSSPFSEIMGVFVVIGILLYGGSLILDGKSALTASEFISYIVIFSQVMRPAKDISNAFSSAQRGLASGERILELIDNQPAIQDKTNPKTISAFNNAIEAKQVSFAYESGQDVLRNINFIINKGQTIALVGSSGGGKSTIADLIPRFYDPKSGAITIDGVDIRDVSQHSLRKIMGIVTQEAVLFNDTIFNNIAFGESIGLEEVQAAAKIANAHDFIMQQPNGYETVIGDRGTKLSGGQRQRLSIARAILQNPPILILDEATSALDTESEKLVQEALTNLMKNRTTLVIAHRLSTIQNADQILVVHQGQIIERGTHDELLKLEDGFYKKLSSMQSL; from the coding sequence TTGAAAAATTACTTTCGACTACTCTCTTACGCCAAACCACTTGGAGGTTTTATTATACCATTTGTCATTACTTCTATTTTGGCAAGTCTTTTCGGTGTTTTAAACTTTACTTTGTTAATTCCGCTATTGAATGTCTTATTCGACCAAGAGATTATGCAAGTTGCCGAAAAACCAGCTTCTATATTTGCATTAAAAGACCAATTTAATTACCATTTTTCACAAGTTTTAACACAATACGGAAAGTTTGGGGCCTTGCAATTTGTTTGCGGCGTAATTGGTATTTCGGTTTTATTAGCCAATATCTTTAAATATTCAAGCATTCGATTGTTGGAAGGCTTCAAAGCGAATATGGTATCTAATCTCCGACAAGCCGTGTTCGATAATTCAATTCATTTGCACCTCGGCTTTTTTAGTAACGAACGCAAAGGAAACCTTATTTCTCGAATCGTGACTGATGTACAAGAGGTTGAAAACTCCATCGCTAATACCTTCTCTGCAGCTACCAAAGAGTTATTTTTGTTTATCTTTTATATTGCTTCGTTATTTTATATTTCTTGGAATCTGACGCTTTTTGCTTTATTAGTAATTCCTATTTCGGGTATTTTTATTTCTACACTTGTGAAAAGAATGCGTCGTGATGCAGGTGAAGGTCAACAAAGACTCAGTAATCTAATCAGCCTTATGGACGAAGCCTTTGGGGGTATGAGAGTGGTTAAAGGTTTTGTGGCCGAAAAGTTTATCATCAATAAATTTAAAACCGAAAACGAAGGCTATAAAAATGCCATTTTTGGTTTGGCCGCTCGAAGAGAAATGTCTTCGCCATTTTCTGAAATCATGGGAGTTTTTGTAGTCATTGGCATTCTGCTTTATGGTGGCTCTTTAATTCTTGATGGAAAATCAGCCCTGACTGCCTCTGAATTTATTAGTTATATCGTAATATTCTCACAAGTAATGCGACCAGCCAAAGACATTTCAAATGCCTTTAGTTCTGCACAAAGGGGCTTAGCATCGGGTGAAAGAATCCTCGAACTAATTGATAATCAACCAGCTATACAAGATAAAACAAATCCTAAAACAATCTCAGCTTTTAATAATGCTATTGAAGCCAAACAAGTAAGTTTTGCCTATGAAAGTGGGCAAGATGTTTTACGAAATATCAATTTTATCATCAACAAAGGTCAGACCATTGCCTTAGTAGGTTCATCGGGCGGAGGAAAATCAACCATTGCCGATTTAATTCCAAGGTTCTATGACCCAAAATCTGGAGCAATTACCATTGATGGTGTAGATATTCGCGATGTTTCTCAACATTCACTTCGTAAAATCATGGGTATTGTTACGCAGGAAGCGGTTCTCTTCAATGATACCATTTTTAATAATATTGCTTTTGGTGAAAGCATTGGCTTAGAAGAAGTACAAGCTGCCGCCAAAATTGCTAATGCTCACGATTTCATTATGCAACAGCCTAACGGCTATGAAACCGTAATTGGCGATAGAGGTACAAAGCTTTCGGGAGGACAACGCCAACGTCTTTCTATTGCCCGAGCGATTTTACAAAATCCACCCATTTTGATTCTCGATGAAGCCACTTCCGCACTCGATACCGAATCGGAAAAATTAGTACAAGAAGCTCTTACTAATTTGATGAAAAACCGAACGACCCTCGTCATTGCCCATAGACTAAGTACGATTCAAAATGCCGACCAAATTTTGGTTGTGCATCAAGGTCAAATCATTGAGCGAGGCACGCACGACGAACTTTTAAAATTAGAAGATGGCTTCTACAAAAAGCTAAGTTCAATGCAATCGTTGTAA
- a CDS encoding regulatory protein RecX — MITRRDILVKAANFCAYQERTHDEVRERLQKWEVWGDEAEEIIAYLIEENFLNEERFAKIFAGSKFRVKQWGRLKIKYELKARKLSEYCIKVGMAEIDDDDYVNTLQEILEKKKHELRTEKHPLILKQKLARYAIGKGFESDLVWEIIGKITSKK, encoded by the coding sequence TTGATTACTCGCCGCGACATACTCGTAAAAGCTGCTAATTTCTGTGCGTACCAAGAGCGTACGCATGATGAAGTGCGTGAGCGTTTGCAAAAATGGGAAGTTTGGGGCGATGAAGCAGAAGAGATTATTGCCTATTTGATTGAAGAAAATTTCTTAAACGAAGAGCGTTTTGCAAAGATTTTTGCAGGAAGTAAATTTCGGGTAAAACAATGGGGAAGACTTAAAATTAAGTATGAACTAAAAGCACGAAAACTTTCAGAGTACTGTATCAAAGTAGGTATGGCCGAAATAGACGACGATGATTATGTCAATACCCTACAAGAAATTTTAGAAAAGAAAAAACACGAACTCCGCACCGAAAAACACCCCTTAATTCTGAAACAAAAGCTAGCCAGATATGCCATTGGTAAAGGATTTGAATCAGATTTAGTTTGGGAGATTATTGGAAAAATAACCTCAAAAAAATAG
- a CDS encoding lipocalin family protein encodes MNCSKSTDDSPSAQIVGTWKISNLYAKEGTKAEIDQLPLLATFLPCIKDISFTFKSNGELTGSIPDACKSEVEDYVGIAATSKYEVKDEKLTITDTDGSQTIVDLSFSGKSQMTWSTSETKAGITTTTRFVFAKQ; translated from the coding sequence ATGAATTGTTCAAAATCAACTGATGATTCTCCATCGGCACAGATTGTAGGCACTTGGAAAATTTCAAATCTTTATGCGAAAGAAGGCACAAAAGCAGAAATTGACCAATTACCATTATTGGCTACGTTTTTGCCTTGTATTAAAGATATTTCTTTTACTTTTAAGAGTAATGGTGAATTAACAGGCTCAATTCCAGATGCTTGTAAATCTGAAGTAGAAGATTATGTTGGAATAGCAGCGACATCAAAATATGAAGTAAAAGATGAGAAGTTGACTATCACAGATACTGATGGAAGCCAAACAATAGTTGACTTAAGCTTTAGCGGCAAGTCACAAATGACTTGGTCAACGTCTGAAACAAAAGCGGGCATAACTACAACAACTCGTTTTGTTTTTGCTAAGCAATAA
- a CDS encoding efflux RND transporter periplasmic adaptor subunit — MKQSFLAIVVMTSLVIVSCKKSATTNTNPQYKALTEAVYASGNIFPKNEYKLTANADGFLLKQIAFEGDIVSKNQMLFQLESATQDARLEAANNIFRQSEANFSDNSPILDELESQLRNARTKLANDSINYQRYKELYERNATTRIDYERAELAYQTSKNDVSARRKAWLRTKNQLYVDLQNSKSNFRVNAREDDNYRIKSFMDGKLYEVYKKQGELVRRGEAIALIGDANEVYAQLAIDESDFVKVKVGQEVLIKIDVYKDKVFKARVSKLYPKLNKADQTFRIDAEFTDEQPNAYYGMTIEANIIISQNPRVLTIPKNYLVGSDSVWIEENGDKKKIKIIKGVENLDMVEVKTGLTEKSVLVLGN, encoded by the coding sequence ATGAAACAAAGCTTTTTGGCGATTGTAGTAATGACAAGTTTGGTCATTGTTTCTTGTAAGAAATCGGCTACTACCAATACTAACCCACAGTATAAAGCACTGACGGAAGCTGTCTATGCTTCTGGGAATATTTTTCCAAAAAACGAATACAAACTCACAGCCAATGCTGATGGTTTTTTGCTCAAGCAAATAGCCTTTGAGGGAGATATCGTATCGAAAAACCAAATGCTATTTCAGTTGGAAAGTGCTACACAAGATGCACGTTTAGAGGCCGCCAATAATATTTTTCGTCAATCAGAAGCTAATTTTAGTGATAACTCCCCCATTCTTGATGAATTGGAATCTCAGCTTCGAAATGCTCGCACAAAGCTTGCCAATGATTCGATAAACTATCAACGCTACAAAGAACTTTATGAACGTAATGCTACAACCCGCATTGATTATGAACGAGCAGAGTTGGCCTACCAAACCTCCAAAAATGATGTTTCGGCTCGTAGGAAAGCTTGGCTTCGTACAAAAAATCAGCTATATGTAGATTTACAAAATTCTAAATCAAATTTCCGAGTAAATGCCCGCGAAGATGATAATTATCGAATCAAGAGTTTTATGGATGGCAAACTTTATGAAGTCTATAAAAAACAAGGCGAGCTTGTGCGAAGAGGCGAAGCCATAGCTCTTATTGGCGATGCCAACGAAGTATATGCTCAACTGGCCATTGATGAGTCAGACTTTGTGAAAGTAAAAGTTGGACAAGAAGTATTGATAAAAATTGATGTTTATAAAGATAAAGTTTTTAAGGCTCGGGTTAGCAAATTATATCCAAAACTTAATAAAGCTGACCAAACTTTTAGAATTGATGCCGAATTTACTGACGAACAACCCAATGCGTACTACGGCATGACCATAGAAGCTAATATCATTATTTCACAAAACCCAAGGGTACTCACGATTCCCAAAAATTATTTAGTTGGGAGTGATTCGGTTTGGATTGAAGAAAATGGAGATAAAAAGAAAATTAAAATCATAAAAGGTGTAGAAAACCTTGATATGGTAGAGGTGAAAACTGGGCTTACCGAAAAATCGGTTTTGGTGCTTGGGAATTAA
- a CDS encoding ABC transporter permease — protein MNLGISFQIAKTHLLTKKRQTLIAMLGVTFGIAMFIVMISIIKGVNQFLEDSALDATPHIRIYKEITSNHPSIIEETNPKNFNVVYHQLPKNELINIKNGLQIAANIEKNPAVIGVSPQISSQVFFNKGPVPLSGQIAGVDILKEDKLYNLRKRMKSGSLDALLSNPNSILMGKILARNLNVRVGDKIMITTPTGNLKLVKIVGIYGFGIQTVDGVKCYANISMVQEILQKDKSFVTDIHVKMKDSQLALSYAKDLKNQYGYKTQDWAEANSAFLAGDKIRNGMVVIVSITLLVVAGFGIYNIMNMNVINKMKDIAILKATGFAGADIVSIFLIQSIIIGVLGAFLGIIIGYGLSYLVSVMPFDAGDFLDIKTFPVLFEFKYYGLGMLFGVVTTLLAGFLPARKASKIDPVAILRG, from the coding sequence ATGAATCTCGGTATATCTTTCCAAATAGCCAAAACTCACCTACTTACTAAGAAGCGTCAAACGCTGATTGCCATGTTGGGGGTTACTTTCGGAATTGCGATGTTTATCGTTATGATTTCGATTATTAAAGGTGTTAATCAATTTCTTGAGGATTCTGCCCTCGATGCTACTCCTCATATCAGGATATATAAAGAAATCACGAGTAACCACCCCAGTATTATCGAAGAAACAAATCCCAAAAACTTCAATGTGGTCTACCATCAACTACCTAAAAATGAGCTAATTAATATCAAAAATGGGCTACAAATTGCAGCAAATATTGAAAAAAATCCAGCGGTCATTGGTGTTTCACCACAAATTAGTTCGCAGGTATTTTTCAATAAAGGCCCAGTTCCGCTCTCCGGGCAAATTGCAGGTGTAGATATTCTTAAAGAAGACAAACTATATAATCTAAGAAAACGCATGAAGTCAGGCAGTCTTGATGCCCTGCTTTCGAACCCTAACAGTATTTTGATGGGAAAAATCCTCGCTCGCAATCTCAATGTGCGAGTAGGCGATAAAATCATGATTACTACGCCTACTGGTAATCTAAAATTGGTAAAAATAGTGGGTATTTATGGTTTTGGTATTCAGACCGTTGATGGCGTAAAATGCTATGCAAATATCTCAATGGTTCAGGAAATCTTGCAAAAAGATAAAAGCTTTGTCACTGATATTCATGTAAAAATGAAGGACTCTCAGTTGGCACTCAGCTACGCTAAAGATTTGAAAAATCAATACGGATACAAAACACAAGATTGGGCAGAGGCGAATTCGGCATTTTTAGCAGGCGATAAAATTCGTAATGGCATGGTAGTCATTGTATCTATTACCCTTTTAGTTGTAGCTGGTTTTGGTATTTATAATATCATGAATATGAATGTAATTAATAAAATGAAAGATATCGCCATTTTGAAAGCAACTGGTTTTGCAGGAGCAGATATCGTATCTATTTTCTTAATTCAATCAATTATTATTGGTGTATTAGGAGCTTTTTTGGGTATCATCATTGGTTATGGACTCAGCTATTTGGTTTCGGTAATGCCCTTTGATGCTGGCGATTTTCTGGATATAAAAACTTTTCCAGTATTATTCGAATTCAAATATTATGGTTTAGGGATGTTATTTGGTGTAGTCACAACCCTGTTAGCAGGTTTCCTCCCAGCACGAAAAGCATCAAAAATTGACCCCGTAGCTATCCTCAGAGGCTAA
- a CDS encoding ABC transporter ATP-binding protein: MTTNKNIVEKVAPQSGAGAVLSATNINKYFYEPEKFQVLKNISFEAKKGEFLSLIGKSGCGKSTLLYILSTMDTEYEGSLTMNGQLLTGRTQDQLAAFRNEHLGFVFQFHFLLPEFTVLQNVMLPAMKLSKYSLKEIEERAYQKLKLVDMHEHAHKQSSKLSGGQQQRVAIARALINDPTILMGDEPTGNLDKKNSAVVFDIFKQIAHENNQTIIAVTHDPDFAKGSDRIIEMSDGQIIT, translated from the coding sequence ATGACAACGAATAAAAATATTGTAGAAAAAGTAGCTCCTCAATCGGGGGCAGGGGCTGTACTCTCTGCTACTAATATCAACAAGTATTTCTATGAACCTGAAAAATTTCAGGTCTTAAAAAATATTTCTTTTGAAGCGAAAAAAGGCGAGTTTTTATCATTAATAGGCAAATCTGGTTGTGGAAAATCAACACTTTTATACATTTTATCAACCATGGACACCGAATATGAAGGTAGCCTAACAATGAACGGCCAATTACTTACTGGCCGAACGCAAGACCAGTTAGCTGCCTTTCGAAATGAGCATTTGGGGTTTGTTTTCCAGTTTCATTTTCTTTTACCTGAGTTTACAGTCTTACAAAATGTAATGCTTCCAGCCATGAAGCTGAGTAAATATTCATTAAAAGAAATTGAAGAGCGGGCTTATCAAAAACTCAAACTCGTTGATATGCACGAACATGCCCACAAACAATCGTCTAAGCTTTCGGGTGGACAGCAGCAAAGGGTGGCCATTGCACGTGCTTTAATCAATGACCCAACAATATTGATGGGCGATGAGCCGACAGGCAACCTTGATAAAAAGAATTCGGCTGTTGTTTTTGATATTTTTAAACAAATTGCCCACGAAAATAACCAAACAATTATTGCTGTAACCCACGACCCCGATTTTGCGAAAGGAAGTGATAGAATTATTGAAATGTCGGACGGACAAATTATAACATGA
- a CDS encoding sensor histidine kinase, with translation MTCKSHKKKDFLAKIFAKPNQTVATIILLMAGIAAIARWYIFHIELKYNLILSLISLIVLSSTWFFFRWLYSYFDKIMPYDRGIVRRLVLQILVSLVFVLIVTRVVFLIGSSFIVFQTTIARESTNLAQLAGISSEILLVFLLNLAHFSYYSLQQWRENELRASNLEKEKSQVQFDNLKNQLNPHFLFNSLTSLDSLIHENPALASDFLRQLSRVFRYVLQSKEKGLVNLETELHFIKNYIALLQTRFGDSLKIVFGISKEALDLQIAPVTLQILIENALKHNIANQHTPLIIKIFNEDNCLIIENPIQLKKQVETSNGQGLTNLISLYSFLSDKEVIIEQTEVFRVKIPLI, from the coding sequence ATGACTTGTAAATCACATAAAAAAAAGGATTTTCTCGCAAAAATTTTTGCTAAACCCAACCAAACTGTAGCTACCATTATTCTATTAATGGCTGGTATAGCGGCCATTGCACGTTGGTATATTTTCCACATTGAGCTAAAATATAATTTAATACTAAGTCTTATTTCATTGATTGTATTAAGTTCAACTTGGTTCTTTTTTCGTTGGCTTTATTCTTATTTTGATAAAATAATGCCCTACGACCGTGGAATTGTGAGGCGTCTGGTTTTACAAATTCTGGTTAGCTTAGTATTTGTACTTATCGTCACCCGTGTTGTTTTCTTAATTGGTAGCAGCTTTATCGTATTTCAAACAACTATTGCCCGAGAGTCAACAAACTTAGCTCAATTAGCTGGGATTTCTTCTGAGATATTACTGGTATTTTTGCTCAATTTAGCTCATTTTTCCTATTATTCACTTCAGCAATGGCGAGAAAACGAACTCAGAGCTTCAAATCTTGAAAAAGAAAAATCGCAGGTGCAATTCGATAATCTGAAGAATCAGCTCAATCCACATTTCTTATTTAATAGCCTTACATCTCTTGATTCGCTTATTCACGAAAATCCAGCTTTAGCTAGCGATTTTCTACGACAACTTTCACGTGTCTTTCGTTATGTTTTACAGAGTAAAGAAAAAGGCTTGGTTAATCTTGAAACCGAACTTCATTTTATTAAAAATTATATTGCTTTGCTTCAAACCCGATTCGGTGATTCGCTAAAGATTGTATTCGGGATTAGCAAAGAGGCTCTCGATTTACAGATTGCTCCTGTAACTTTACAGATTTTAATCGAAAATGCTCTTAAACATAATATCGCCAACCAGCATACACCACTGATAATCAAGATTTTCAATGAAGATAATTGTTTGATTATTGAAAATCCCATTCAATTAAAAAAACAAGTCGAAACTTCAAACGGACAAGGTCTAACCAACTTAATATCATTGTATAGTTTTTTAAGCGATAAAGAAGTAATTATTGAACAAACCGAGGTATTTAGAGTAAAAATACCCTTGATATAA
- a CDS encoding LytR/AlgR family response regulator transcription factor — protein sequence MKILLIEDEPLVAKNLENLVKQLEATANIIATIDSVEEALRWFRNNAEPDLILSDIQLSDGVSFDIFQEIQPLCPIIFTTAYDEYAIRAFKLNSIDYLLKPIDREELKVAFEKFKRMSSSNTSNNRFQEQLSHLLNDLENKSAITKFKTRFTAHHQRNIVAVGIEKIACFYRDEVIWIQTTDNQRLITDYNSLDEIEELIDPDFFIRANRQFIVNKNTIESYRTHFTGKIEVKLIVSTKDDVVVSKEKAHQFRAWFEE from the coding sequence ATGAAAATCCTTTTAATTGAAGATGAGCCGCTCGTAGCAAAAAACCTTGAAAATTTGGTAAAACAGCTCGAAGCAACAGCCAATATCATTGCAACAATTGATAGTGTAGAAGAAGCTTTACGATGGTTTCGTAATAATGCTGAGCCTGACCTTATTCTATCGGATATTCAGCTTTCGGATGGTGTAAGTTTTGATATTTTTCAGGAAATCCAACCACTTTGTCCAATAATTTTCACAACTGCATACGATGAATATGCCATTCGAGCCTTCAAACTCAATAGCATTGATTATTTACTTAAACCTATTGATAGAGAAGAATTAAAGGTAGCTTTTGAGAAATTTAAGCGAATGAGTAGTTCAAATACGAGCAATAATCGCTTTCAAGAACAGCTTTCTCATCTATTAAATGATTTAGAAAATAAGTCAGCTATCACTAAGTTTAAAACTCGATTTACGGCTCATCATCAAAGAAATATTGTTGCAGTTGGCATTGAGAAAATAGCTTGTTTTTACAGAGATGAAGTGATTTGGATTCAAACCACTGATAATCAACGACTCATCACAGATTATAATTCTTTAGATGAAATTGAAGAACTCATTGACCCTGACTTTTTCATAAGAGCGAACCGCCAATTTATTGTCAACAAAAACACCATAGAGAGTTATCGCACGCATTTTACGGGTAAAATTGAAGTAAAATTGATTGTTTCAACCAAAGATGATGTGGTTGTAAGTAAAGAAAAGGCACATCAATTTAGGGCTTGGTTTGAGGAGTAA
- a CDS encoding complex I subunit 1/NuoH family protein: MLITILIFLAVIFANVVVGVYVERKVSAFIQDRTGPMEVGKWGLLQLIADLLKLIQKEDIIPSAVDRRLFKFAPLMIFMAIFAGFALFPLSPNLRGSATQTGVFMLLSVVSLDILGIMMAGWSSNNKYSLLGAMRSVAQIVSYEVPLGLSVLCVVLITQTLDLQEISFQQGLFSTEKNYLFGIKATGVEVGQYGGILTWNILRNPFLIIVFVIYFIASLAEANRAPFDLPEAESELISGFHTEYSGFRWAIVMLSEYGMMLLVAILGAILFLGSWNTPFPNLGSFTLGTWTSGEIGHWSADAWGAFWLISKSYFLILIQMWVRWTLPRLRVDQLMYLSWKVLTPFCLVLLLISGIWRLLMI; encoded by the coding sequence ATGCTCATAACCATACTCATATTTCTCGCAGTGATTTTTGCCAATGTAGTCGTTGGAGTATATGTCGAACGTAAGGTTTCGGCTTTTATTCAAGACCGTACGGGGCCAATGGAAGTTGGTAAATGGGGACTACTTCAGCTAATTGCCGATTTATTAAAGCTGATTCAAAAAGAAGACATTATCCCTTCAGCGGTTGACCGACGATTATTTAAGTTTGCTCCCTTGATGATTTTCATGGCTATTTTTGCGGGGTTTGCACTATTTCCGCTTTCGCCTAATCTACGAGGTTCGGCTACCCAAACAGGTGTTTTCATGTTGCTGTCGGTCGTTTCACTCGATATTTTAGGAATCATGATGGCGGGCTGGTCATCAAATAATAAATACTCTTTGCTTGGTGCGATGCGTTCGGTGGCTCAAATTGTGTCTTATGAAGTGCCGCTAGGGTTATCGGTTTTATGTGTGGTTTTGATTACACAAACGCTTGATTTACAAGAGATTAGTTTTCAGCAAGGGCTTTTTTCTACCGAAAAAAATTACCTGTTTGGTATAAAAGCAACAGGCGTGGAAGTGGGTCAATATGGTGGAATTTTAACTTGGAATATCCTGCGTAACCCGTTTTTAATCATTGTTTTTGTAATCTATTTCATAGCCTCTTTAGCTGAGGCTAACCGTGCACCATTCGATTTACCCGAGGCAGAATCGGAGCTAATCAGTGGTTTTCATACTGAATACTCAGGCTTTCGATGGGCTATCGTTATGCTTTCTGAATATGGTATGATGCTTTTGGTAGCTATTTTAGGAGCAATTTTGTTTTTAGGTAGTTGGAATACCCCTTTCCCTAATTTAGGTTCATTCACTTTAGGAACTTGGACGAGCGGAGAGATTGGGCATTGGAGTGCCGATGCTTGGGGAGCTTTTTGGCTAATATCAAAATCTTATTTCTTAATCTTGATTCAAATGTGGGTGCGTTGGACACTCCCTCGCCTACGTGTTGATCAACTGATGTATCTTTCTTGGAAAGTACTTACGCCTTTTTGTTTGGTCTTGTTATTAATTTCGGGTATTTGGCGATTATTGATGATTTAA